Proteins co-encoded in one Hirundo rustica isolate bHirRus1 chromosome 18, bHirRus1.pri.v3, whole genome shotgun sequence genomic window:
- the TRIM25 gene encoding E3 ubiquitin/ISG15 ligase TRIM25, whose product MAALESEAGLSGLEEDLTCSICLCLFSSPVTVPCGHNFCASCLELSWAGLSGGFSCPQCRATFAGRPQLQKNTVLCRVVEQLQGRAGAKGEEEENEDGDGDGEAGGCCAEEPPVPCDSCREAPAVQTCLTCTASFCAEHLRPHRDSPAFRDHQLCPPLRDLQLRKCPQHNRLFEFFCGKHGVCICSLCLLGHKLCPTSPLEQAKAAAQSALKKKLVELHNQGERTARAMSTVKTNQNQAAETASRKKELIRNEFSEIKAVIETRENEIMKAITEEEKRVWNKFDYIYSVLGNKKNEVQSLRDQIEMALTESDDVLFLKRAAALQQTSAKEAFVPVVEMDQNVLHSTYQSAIMLKDIVKNSVTQSREKKEEAKPVKIKAPPAAHPNKPQVGKKAHGPHQTHKEKTVPQAQNTSQVETDTKEKKKAAKVAPTPAPTTTTAAAKELIDSFLKKPREELLQYAANITLDYNTAHNTVVLSENYTRMSISDAFVGHKYHPQRFTDYRQVLGFQCFKRGIHYWEVQLQQGSFCGVGVCYGSMERQGPESRLGRNSKSWCVEWLNSKISSWHNDVEKCLPNTKATKIGVLLHCEGGFVIFTAVGEKNNLIYKFKAQFTEALYPAFWLFSSDAVLSLCHMKE is encoded by the exons ATGGCGGCGCTGGAGTCCGAAGCGGGCCTGTCGGGGCTGGAGGAGGATCTCACCTGCTCCATCTGCCTCTGCCTCTTCAGCAGCCCCGTGACGGTGCCCTGCGGGCACAACTTCTGCGCCTCCTGCCTGGAGCTCAGCTGGGCCGGCCTCTCGGGGGGCTTCAGCTGCCCGCAGTGCCGGGCCACCTTCGCGGGCCGCCCGCAGCTGCAGAAGAACACGGTGCTGTGCCGGGTggtggagcagctccagggccgCGCCGGGGCCAAGGGcgaggaagaggaaaatgaggatggggatggggatggggaggcGGGGGGGTGCTGTGCGGAAGAGCCCCCCGTGCCCTGCGACAGCTGCCGGGAGGCGCCTGCCGTGCAGACCTGCCTGACCTGCACCGCCTCCTTCTGCGCCGAGCACCTGCGGCCGCACCGCGACAGCCCCGCGTTCCGCGACCACCAGCTCTGCCCGCCCCTGCGCGACCTGCAGCTGCGCAAGTGCCCCCAGCACAACAGGCTCTTCGAGTTCTTCTGCGGCAAGCACGGGGTCTGcatctgctccctctgcctgctCGGGCACAAGCTGTGCCCCACCAGCCCCTTGGAGCAGGCAAAAGCCGCTGCCCAG TCggcactgaagaaaaaactcGTGGAGCTGCATAACCAGGGTGAAAGAACTGCCCGGGCAATGAGCACGgtgaaaacaaaccagaaccAAGCTGCT GAGACAGCTTCAAGAAAGAAGGAATTGATCAGAAATgagttttcagaaataaaagctgtaattgaAACAAGAGAAAACGAGATCATGAAAGCAattacagaggaagaaaagagagttTGGAATAAGTTTGATTATATTTACAGTGTTCTGGGAAATAAGAAGAATGAAGTTCAGTCTCTCAGAGATCAGATTGAGATGGCACTGACTGAAAGTGATGACGTTCTGTTTTTGAAG agagcagcagcactgcaacaaacatcagcaaaagagGCTTTTGTTCCTGTAGTTGAAATGGACCAAAATGTGTTGCATTCCACTTACCAGTCTGCCATTATGCTCAAAGACATAGTGAAAAATTCAGTGACTCAGagtagggagaaaaaagaagaag CCAAACCTGTGAAAATTAAGgcccctccagcagctcatccaaacaaaccccaagtTGGAAAAAAGGCTCACGGACCAC ACCAGACCCACAAAGAGAAAACGGTTCCCCAGGCTCAAAACACTTCTCAGGTCGAGACAGATACCA aggagaaaaagaaagcgGCTAAAGTTG CACCAACCCCAGCACCAACCACCACAACTGCTGCTGCTAAAGAGCTCATTGACAGCTTCCTGAAGAAACCCAGAGAGGAGCTCTTGCAGT ATGCTGCCAACATCACGCTGGATTACAACACAGCTCACAACACCGTGGTTCTGTCTGAGAACTACACCAGGATGTCCATCTCAGATGCCTTTGTGGGTCACAAGTACCACCCTCAGCGCTTCACCGATTACCGCCAGGTGCTGGGCTTCCAGTGCTTCAAGAGGGGCATCCATTACTGGgaggtgcagctgcagcagggcagcttCTGCGGCGTCGGCGTCTGCTACGGCAGCATGGAGCGCCAGGGCCCCGAGAGCCGCCTGGGCAGGAACAGCAAGTCCTGGTGCGTGGAGTGGCTCAACTCCAAAATATCGTCCTGGCACAACGATGTGGAAAAGTGCCTGCCCAACACAAAGGCTACCAAGATCGGGGTGCTGCTCCACTGCGAGGGGGGCTTCGTGATTTTCACGGCGGTGGGGGAGAAGAATAACTTGATCTATAAATTCAAAGCCCAGTTCACCGAAGCCTTGTACCCAGCCTTCTGGCTGTTTTCCAGTGATGCCGTTCTCTCTCTGTGTCACATGAAAGAGTAA